The proteins below are encoded in one region of Thermosulfurimonas marina:
- the coaE gene encoding dephospho-CoA kinase (Dephospho-CoA kinase (CoaE) performs the final step in coenzyme A biosynthesis.), translating into MRKVGITGGAATGKSTLLKILSELGYPVFSADEVVRRLLAPQGRAFSQVKTLCPWALSPEGTLDRRKILERMVRDESLRRKLEALLHPLVREELLAFFKEAESKGASWAFAEIPLLFEAGWEGLFDEIWVVTCKEDLQRSRLRERVGEELAEALLRLQWPLSEKVARAHRVFSSEDPPESWRRELQELLSRSRTP; encoded by the coding sequence GTGCGCAAAGTAGGGATTACCGGGGGGGCGGCCACCGGAAAGAGTACCCTGCTTAAGATCCTTTCCGAGCTAGGTTATCCCGTCTTTTCTGCTGACGAGGTGGTGCGCCGGCTGCTGGCTCCCCAAGGGCGGGCCTTCTCCCAGGTGAAAACCCTTTGCCCCTGGGCCCTGAGCCCTGAAGGGACCCTCGACCGGCGAAAGATTTTAGAAAGGATGGTTCGGGACGAAAGTTTGCGTCGCAAGTTGGAGGCCTTATTGCATCCTTTGGTGCGGGAGGAACTCTTGGCCTTTTTCAAGGAAGCCGAGTCCAAGGGAGCGTCCTGGGCCTTTGCGGAGATTCCGCTCCTTTTTGAGGCCGGCTGGGAGGGGCTCTTTGACGAAATTTGGGTCGTGACCTGCAAGGAAGACCTTCAGCGGAGCCGGCTCCGGGAGAGGGTAGGGGAGGAGCTGGCCGAGGCCCTTCTTCGGCTTCAGTGGCCCCTTTCCGAAAAGGTAGCCCGGGCCCATCGGGTATTTTCCTCGGAAGATCCCCCAGAGAGTTGGCGACGGGAACTTCAGGAACTTCTTTCTAGAAGCCGGACCCCTTGA
- a CDS encoding RluA family pseudouridine synthase, producing MPEEVFRLKVDPASEGKRLDVFLSERLPGLTRSRIKRLISEGRVSISEEGKIKPSRPVRAGEEILVRVPPPEEVPLEPEPVPLEILYEDEDLAVIVKPPGVVVHPAVGHLRGTLVHGLLGRLSGLSGVGGSLRPGIVHRLDKDTSGLMVVAKNDRAHLRLAAMFKGREVEKWYLALVHGVPEPRSGRITVPIGRHPVHRKKMLAGAPRGREAETFYRVREVFRKWALLEVRPVTGRTHQIRVHLSHLGHPIVGDVLYGGKRPGGPPAARQMLHAWRLSFVHPVTGKRMVFEAPLPEDFENILEELRRCAK from the coding sequence TTGCCTGAGGAAGTCTTCCGTCTTAAAGTGGATCCAGCCTCCGAGGGAAAGCGTCTTGATGTTTTTCTTTCCGAAAGGCTTCCCGGACTTACCCGCTCCCGAATAAAAAGACTGATCTCCGAAGGACGGGTTTCTATTTCGGAAGAAGGCAAGATCAAGCCTTCTCGCCCGGTAAGGGCTGGAGAGGAGATTTTGGTGCGGGTTCCCCCTCCGGAAGAAGTGCCCCTGGAGCCGGAGCCGGTACCCCTGGAAATCCTCTATGAAGACGAAGATCTGGCGGTGATTGTGAAGCCTCCCGGGGTGGTGGTCCATCCTGCGGTAGGCCACCTTCGGGGCACCTTGGTGCATGGGCTCTTAGGGAGGCTTTCGGGACTTTCCGGGGTGGGAGGAAGCCTCCGTCCCGGGATCGTGCATCGGCTGGACAAGGATACTTCGGGGCTTATGGTTGTGGCCAAAAACGACCGGGCCCATCTGCGGCTTGCGGCCATGTTTAAAGGACGGGAGGTAGAGAAGTGGTATCTGGCCCTGGTCCACGGGGTACCTGAGCCCCGTTCTGGAAGGATCACCGTTCCCATCGGGCGCCACCCGGTGCACCGCAAGAAGATGCTTGCCGGGGCTCCCCGGGGTCGGGAGGCCGAGACCTTTTACCGAGTGCGGGAGGTCTTCCGTAAATGGGCCTTGCTGGAGGTGCGACCGGTGACCGGACGCACCCATCAGATCCGGGTGCACCTTTCTCACCTCGGACATCCCATTGTGGGAGACGTCCTTTATGGAGGAAAGCGCCCCGGAGGGCCCCCGGCCGCGCGACAGATGCTCCACGCCTGGCGTCTGAGCTTTGTACACCCGGTGACCGGAAAGCGGATGGTCTTCGAGGCCCCGCTTCCGGAAGATTTCGAAAACATTCTCGAGGAACTTCGCCGGTGCGCAAAGTAG
- the nth gene encoding endonuclease III — MSRELEILDRLKKAYPEARIALKFENPLQLLIATILSAQCTDERVNQVTPELFKKYPDARAFAEADLEELAQDIRSTGFYKQKARYIKEACRILVEKYGGEVPKSLEALLELPGVARKTANIVLANAYGIVEGIPVDTHVRRLARRLGFTQEKDPDKIERDLMRIIPREDWAVIPYVLQAHGRTICTARKPKCDRCPVRDLCPSAGKDLA, encoded by the coding sequence ATGTCGCGCGAGCTTGAGATCCTGGACCGTCTGAAAAAGGCCTACCCCGAGGCCCGCATCGCCCTCAAGTTTGAAAACCCTCTACAACTGCTCATCGCGACCATCCTTTCGGCCCAGTGTACCGATGAAAGGGTCAATCAGGTTACCCCGGAACTTTTTAAAAAGTATCCTGACGCCCGGGCCTTTGCGGAGGCCGATCTGGAAGAACTGGCCCAAGACATCCGCTCCACCGGCTTTTACAAGCAGAAGGCCCGTTACATAAAAGAGGCCTGCCGGATCCTGGTAGAAAAGTACGGGGGAGAGGTCCCCAAGAGTCTGGAGGCCCTGCTGGAGCTTCCGGGGGTAGCCCGTAAGACGGCCAATATCGTGCTGGCCAATGCTTACGGAATCGTGGAAGGGATCCCAGTGGATACCCATGTACGACGCCTGGCTCGCCGGTTGGGGTTTACTCAGGAGAAGGACCCGGACAAGATCGAACGCGACCTCATGCGCATTATTCCCCGAGAGGACTGGGCGGTCATTCCCTACGTCCTTCAGGCCCATGGACGCACCATCTGCACCGCCCGCAAACCCAAATGTGACCGCTGTCCGGTGCGCGATCTCTGCCCCTCGGCCGGAAAGGACCTTGCCTGA